In the Drosophila willistoni isolate 14030-0811.24 chromosome 3R, UCI_dwil_1.1, whole genome shotgun sequence genome, ATAGTATCAGAAGATCAGGAAATGGTTTCGCAAGAAAAGCAgaaggaagaagaaaaacagaTTATACCAGAGGAGCAGCCAATGAAGACGGAAGAACCACTGGAATCTCTACCAAAATCAGATGAACCGCAGGAATCTCAACCGAAATCGGAAGAGCAACCGGAAACGCACGAAACTAAATCGGAAGAGCAGCAAATACAGCCATCGGATGACCGGGTAGAGCTGAAATTACCAGAAGTAGACGAAACAGTTAAGCCTTCAAATGAATCAACATCAGAGGATGTTGAAAAGAAACCTGAGGTTGACTCTACCGAAACGAAACCTGACAATGATCAGCTAGAGCCCCAAGACGACAAAACACAGCAAGCAGAAAATTGCAATTCAACAGAGGAAACTGATGATATTACCCATTTGGAGGAAAATGCCGATGAGTTCAAGCCACGATTGGAAGTGATTAATCAATTGATCGTAGATCATCAAAATTTATTGAACCAACTCAGTGCTGATGAGCCGCAAGTCTTGGCCGATGCGAGAGCGTTGCGGCGAAGTACATCAAAGCGTCGTTTTAGTAAAGAGAAAACGCCAACTCAACAGATCAGTCCCAGCGGAAGTAGCAGCAGCATTAGCTCCGCCGGCAGTAGTCCAGTGAAGACACATCCAGCTAAGAAACTGCGTCGAGATGAGGTCAAATCATCGCCAACAACATCAGAGACCAGCATCAATTCCAAAGAGAACGAAGCGCTTGAAAAGGAGGTGCAGGGTATGTTCAATCGTAGCATTTATTCTCTAACCTGCTTTCTGTGTCCCATTTTGCTTATGTCCAGTATTTCTATTGAATCTCTTAATCTTCTTCCCACATGCTgatcatttaaaaatattaaattcattAACCTCATAGCCGTCTGAAGAATCTCCCACTAATATCTCTTCTCTCATTTGGTTGGGTAAGACTAACTTATTAACCTCACGATAAATCATTGCTTCAATTCGTTTTGCCGTGGAAAGAAAATCCATTTATATGCATCTCAATCTATGTTTGCAGTTGGCCGTCTGTCATCCAGGCGCCTCAGTCAAAAGTTGTGCCAGCAGCAGCGTTATACCAACGATGATCTCTACAAGCCACGACCAGTGCTGTCGCAACGATCTCGTCGTCGTGGCCTGGACTCAATCCTCTAGCCGGGTCCATACGCATGTCCTTTcacttaaaactaaaaacaaacatttaattataataataaaaaacaaatgtgcAAAATTGTTGTGGTTGCATTTGACATAAAACAAGTGTGTTCTTTCATCCGTTTAATGGGttgttcttttgttgttgcattactgcaattttcgttttttctttctcttttctttttttgtttttgaattgtttaacaataaaattgGTATATGTAGCCCTATACtttacaatttcttttttttgttttttgttttaatatatttcatatatggtatatatatatatatatattatatatatataaataaaaataacaatcaATAATTGAACATAATAATATTATGCTTGGGGGTTCTACAATCTCTCCAAACGCCCAGGCGGCCCTAGAATAAGGAGACAATGCTTACACAAGAAGGGGAGGAGCGGAGGAAACCGTGGGAGGAATACGCCTAAACAAATGAGTGTTACTTAATAGATTGACCAAGGGCATAAGAATACATATTTTCACAATCAAGATCTAGCTAGGctacttttactttttgggATGGGGACCTCCTGGgtatctttctttctctctctcactttctcTACAAAAAGCGTCGGTGTGTTAGCATAGTTTTGGGGGAGCTGAAGcttgttttttccttttctctttaattgtaatttaattacaaattatacaaaaatttttctcctgatgaaacattttttcttaatttttgatttttttttttttttgtttttgttactttaTAACGacaaacataaatatattccgtatgtatatactttgaaatttgtaaaaaaaaaaaataattaggtAGGTAGATAATCATATTCAATAATAGTATTTTACAAGAAGGATCTCTCTCACAgtaggttttgtttttttcgcaGTAACATAGATACAAGATTATCATTATAATTATTGTTCAACAagaatttccttttttgtttgttgcattttgcctaaagttatgtgtgtgtgtgggtgtgtgtgtgtgtcatctgtctgtatgtgtttttcttgagttttggtgtgtgtgtgtgtgtgtgtgtgagagcgAGAGTTTTGTGCagaacaacaactacaaaattTAACCTCCGACTTTGGAGTGATAAACTCTCTCACCGACTCCACGCAGAGTATTCATACAAAGCAGCAGGGGAAGGGTGCTGGTCAAGAGGAAGTAGGGGTAGGCATCAGGGATAGAAGGCAGGCCACTCGTCAGACGTTTCGAACGTCGTGCACTCGTTAAGCTCCACCACCAACATATTTGCCACACTGACCAGCCCTCGACCCGGCCACTAACTAATAGCTACGCTTATGTTTTAGCTCTCGCTGTTGCTAACACTTTAAACGCGGGCCACGCCCACTCGCGATGCCTACGTACTAGAGAAGCCCCGATCGTAGGGGCTCTTTACATCCGTATGCCGTGTATGCAAATTAATAGTAGGCGCCGCCGGTCGTGTCGACAACTCACAAACGGTCTTAATGGCACCAGCTGCATTGACTGTGGGTGGCGTTGGATGCAGCAATGCCGCATCCTTAACCGGTGGAGACGATGTCTCGTGCTCATCAACATCGTCGACAGCTGTGCTCTTGGGCAGCACATAGTCCGTGTCAGCTTTGCGCGATGGCGACAGTTCGGAACGACCCGTAATTGACGATTTATACTGATCCGGTTTCATGCCACACAAGTAGAATTTGAAAAACTCATATGTGGACCAACAGATGGCCGTAGCTGGCATAGAGTACAAGACACGGGCCGTCATGCCCTTAAAGAAGCCCGATGGGCCAGCCATACGGTAGATCTGTAAATATATTATTCAAAATTAGAGGCAAATCTCATGTGACTATTGCGATAATGGTTACCTTTCGACAAGCTTCTATCATGCCCTTTGTTAATCCCGTTTCTTGTGTATTGAGCAACGTCTTAACCACATCCAAAGGCGTTGTAATGGCCGCTGCACACGCACCTGCCGCACCGCCTGCTATCATATGCACTGGGGGATTATATTTCCGTTCCAAATTGAGCTGTCAATAAAAAGATGCAAGGTATTTACATATCTCTATAACCATATCGATTGCGTATATGGTTGGAAAACTTGTTACTCTCTCAATATCGAACAATctaactaaatatatatatatttatatctaaATCACGGGCTTATGTTATATAGAAAAGCAATGCACATGATAATATGTAGTTAATTCTCAACAtagatacaaatacatatttttatatacttcaTATATCATATTTAGCTTTTGAATGATATAGAGAAGAATGTGGGAACTCAATTCCAAATCTCTATCAATTATCAATTTCTAAATTGGATTGCAAAGAACTTTGCttataatataaacattttatatCACTGTTCTCTAATCTGTGAACTAATAAATTCCAACTAAAAACCATTATCCAAAGAAAAACGGGGGAATTTGAAATGTGGAGTTCTTACCTTGTTTTGGAAAAACTCGTACGTGGTAAAATGTATTGTCTGATATGGTATATTCATGACCAGTTGAGTGGAATAAGATCGATAAAATGCCCGTATGCCCTCTTTTTGATAGACATCTCGCATGCAAGTCAAAACCGATGTATATGGTGAATTGTACATTTGCATACGTTGTTTTATCACATCCGTGGGATTTGAAATGGCATCGTGTATAAGTGTCGCTAGCGAACCAGAAATTACTGCAAGTTGTTAGGGGGAGGAAGAAAAACATGGTAAACGATTAAAATCGATCTCTTCCTACTCCTCCATATCCCTATTACCATAGTTAAGGTGGTTGAGTGATGTGAATTTAGTTAACTGCTCCTTGGTCATCTCGTAGGTGGCAAAATATAATGAATGCGCCGGTCCTGCGCCCGCTACCACAGCACTGGCTCCTCGAATAGGTCTAGgattataaagaaaagagttATTCGAAATGTTTTTCTGATTTCATATCAATTTTTTAGTCACTCTCACCTCATGATCCCTTCACGTGTAATCATATTTCGCAAAGTGGACATTATATTCAAATCGGATGCGGGTGATGTTAGGCTCTGCATACGGGtctataaaaagaaaagaattaaaGATAATAGTACTTGATTATAAATAACTGATTTTGCtttcattaataataataatagtaatcAGATAAATGTACAACCAATCTTTGTTGATTCTATTCGCAACGTCATTGTTACTCGTTTCGAAAACCAACGTGTGATTACTTTGTTGCTTGTTGGTATTGTATTCATTTCTTCAATAAACACTTTGTCATGCTGACATGGCACAGAATTCATCGAGTTTGAAATGGATGAATCAAGAAAATTTCTGTGAAAATGTATTGCCTGGCGAAACATTTCAGTTATTTGGCTTAAGTTTCTTGCAATAATTAGTGCAAATAATATTCATATAActcatatatattatatatagtaTACATTCTGCTTTCTCAATTATAATAAAAAGGGTGTGGTTACGCCTACAGTTGAAGCATCCACCGCCCCATTATAAATTACAAAGACGTGAGCGCTTTTGCGATTCAGATAACATTTCTAGGAATATTACATCCAGCAGCAGTACTTATCAACCCTATAAACAACCACATATATATCTCTccctctatatatatatatatgtagagaTACTTGGAATATAGAATCTGTcggtttgtctgtctgtcagaTTTCGGTGCAAGTCAATAGTGGCAGGCAGTCAATTCAAGGTGACGAAAAGGCAATAACAATTGTATcaagtgtatatatatacctatatatatacatgtatctAAAATGTGGTCGGGTAGggaaatcataattaa is a window encoding:
- the LOC6649466 gene encoding mitoferrin, which gives rise to MNIDDYESLPTTSVGVNMTAGAIAGVLEHVVMYPLDSVKTRMQSLTSPASDLNIMSTLRNMITREGIMRPIRGASAVVAGAGPAHSLYFATYEMTKEQLTKFTSLNHLNYVISGSLATLIHDAISNPTDVIKQRMQMYNSPYTSVLTCMRDVYQKEGIRAFYRSYSTQLVMNIPYQTIHFTTYEFFQNKLNLERKYNPPVHMIAGGAAGACAAAITTPLDVVKTLLNTQETGLTKGMIEACRKIYRMAGPSGFFKGMTARVLYSMPATAICWSTYEFFKFYLCGMKPDQYKSSITGRSELSPSRKADTDYVLPKSTAVDDVDEHETSSPPVKDAALLHPTPPTVNAAGAIKTVCELSTRPAAPTINLHTRHTDVKSPYDRGFSST